From the Planctomycetota bacterium genome, the window TTGGACCACTTGCTTCGGCGTCCGCCCGCGTAGGCGGTAAAGGCGTAGGAGAGCCCGCCGGTTGCCTGTTCTGGGCGCTCGGGGCCGTCCTCGTCGAAGGGGTAGGCGCGGAACGAGGGATCCCACAGCGCCAGGCGCTTGTCCGGCGCGGCCGCGAGCGGCGGGGCGCTATACGCGTACCCGTCGTGGGGAACGATCGAGCGGTTCGGTTCGCAGGGGCTCACGAACAGATCAGGACCCACAAGGCCGGCGAAGATCAACACCGACGCGATGTTCCGGGGCAGGTCCTTGGTGACATCGGCGGGAAGCGTCGTGTTCTGGTGATCAATCGCGCCCGGCATGACGTACTGATCGTTGTTGTTCTGCGCCCAGAGGATCAACCCCTGGCCGATCCCCCGGACCTGTGTGGAATCCTTCAGCACGCGGTTGGAGGCCGCCGTGCGCTCGGCCCGCACGGACCCGAGCGCCCCGATCACCGGTACACAGAGCACCAGCGCGAGCAGCTCCGACAGGCTGAAGGCGCGGCGGGTGGGCGGATGACGATGGGCGGCATCGGTCATAGTGCACCCATGATGACGCTTTGGCGGCGGCTCCGCAACCCACGCCCCGGCAGTTGGTAGCATGTGGAGAACTCGGAGGGACCGACCATGAGCCATTCGACGCGCTGGGGTGTGGTGATCGTGCCGCTCATGCTGCTCCTCGTGTTCAGCCCGCCGGCGGCGCGTGCCCAGGCTGACGAGCGCGGCGACGTCGAGCTGGCGCTGCTGCGATACTCGCAGGCGTGCGTCGCATCCGACCTGCCTCAGATGTACCGGCTCGGCACCACCGAGTTGCGGCTCATGCTTCGCTTGTCGGTCGTGGGTCAGGGCGCGTCGATCGATCTCTCGAAGGCGGATGACATCGCGGGCTTCGAGGCGGCGACAAGGGACCTTGGCGTTGAATGGCTGGACGCAACCTCGCGGATGCCCATGAACCCGTTCACGCTCCAGTTCTCGCGCGTCGTGGATATCGACGTTCGCGCCGATCGAGCGATGTGCTACGTGCACGACCCCAAGGCGGGCCCCGTGGGCGACCGGCGCCAGCGACGGCGCAGCCAGCCTGAGCACGAGCTCAGGTCGATGGCCGGACTGCCCCGTCTGCTCGTCACCGCGCCGAGCGCGCCCGACGCGAGCGGCGGGCCGGACCTCCGCGCCGACGCGACGCATGTCGTGGTAATGCGGCGTGAAGACGGCGCGTGGCGGTTCTCGCTCGCGGTGCGAGCGGGTGTCTCGACCGCGACGGACCTCGGGCGTGCGAGCGCATCCGTCGAGGCGGACGACGCCACGGCGCGGCGCATCATGGACGCGCGGGCCGCGGGCCGGGAAGCCCCAGGTGCCGGGCGCGACGCGTCGGGGGCGGGTGTGCCCATCAGCCGGATCGTCTCGGCGTGCGTGAGCCGCGCCCGGACCGCCGGAGAGGGCGACGGCGCCGTCTCAATCTCGGGGCCGATGACCGAGGCGTTCCGCGCGTTCGTCGCGACGAAGATCGGCGCCGAACCCGTCCATGCGCACGTAGACATCACGCTGTGGAGCCCGCACGGGGGCGAGGTACACCTCCTCGAGCCCGATGAGCCCACCATCGGCGACATCGGCGGCCTGAAGGTGCGTGGCCTTTGGGCGCTGATGGTCGAGCACGCTGCGTCCACCCGCCCCTAGCGAACACCCGCCGCGCGGGTGAGGCGGTCGAGCACGGCCCGCCAGATCGCGCGGTCTTCGGGCGTGTCGCCCTCGGGCGGGCGCTCGATGGCGATGACGCCGGTGCGCGGAGTGTCGGCCATGCGCAGGGCCGTGTACATCGCGTGCGCGTAGTCCTCCGCGAACTCCGGCATGGGGATGACCTCGTGCGGCTGCGGGAGCGACAGGTCCGAGATCGCGAGCGCGACGACCAGCCCGTGCCCTTCGCGCACGAGGCGCTGGATGCCCGGGGCGTCGGTGAGCACGGCCCGGCGCGCGGGCGCGTAATGGCTCGCCAGCAGGCCCGGCGAGGCCAGCGGGGCGCCCGCATCGGCGGACCCGTCGGGGGCGGCGTCGGCCGGCGCTTCGTACGACACGCCCGCCCCGAGCGTGCCCGCGATCTGCTCGGCCCCCAGCACGCCCGGACGCAGCACGCGCGCTGGGCCTCCGACGAGCGAGAGCACCGTGGACTCGATGCCGACGCGGCATTCCCCGCCGTCGAGCACGAGAACTTCGTCGCCCGGGAACGCGTCGCGCACGTGCGAAGCGGCGGTGGGGGAGACCCTGCCGGAGAGGTTGGCGCTCGGGCCGACGAGCGGGCCCCCGAAGGCGCGGAGCAGCGCGAGGGTGAGCGGGTGGTCGGGGCAGCGGACGGCGATGGTGTCGCCCCCAGCGCTGACGATGGCGGGCACTTGCGGGGCGCGCTGGAGGACGATCGAGAGGGGGCCGGGCCAGAACGCCTCCGCCAGGCGCTCGGCCCCGGGTGGCCAGGCGCGGACGACCTCGCGCGCCATGGCGGGGCCGGAGACATGGACGATCAGCGGGTTGTTGGCGGGGCGGCCCTTGAGCTCGAAGACGCGGCGCACGGCGCGCTCGTTGAGGGCGTCGGCCCCCAGGCCGTAGACGGTCTCGGTGGGAAACGCGACGAGCCCGCCCGCGCGGAGGCGGTCGACGCACGCGTGGATGTCGGGAACGATCGTCACGCGGGGGATCCCTGTCGCGGCCGGGGGGTGAAGAGGCGCTGCAGACCGCAGAGGTTACTCCCGCAGCAGGCTCTGGCTCCAGTCCTCGAGGGCGTCTTCGGTGGTGGGGACGACCACGCGGATGTTGTTCCGTTCCAGGGCCGTGCCGATCGCCTGGAAGAGCTCCGCGATCGTCTGGTTGTACTCGATGAGGGCCTGGACCTCGTCGCGCTCGGCGGCGGCGAGGGACTCCTGACGGTTGAGTTCGAGGTCGAGGCGTTCGACGGTGAAGCCCTGGCGGAAGTCCTTCTCGACCTGGAGCACGCGGAGGACCTCGGCGGCGGCGAGGCGGCTCTGACGCGTCTGCGCGATCAGGGTGTAGTTGAGATTGACGCGGTTGAGGGCCGACTTGACCTCGACGGCCGCGGACTGCACCGAGTTTCGGTAGGCGAGCACGGTCTGCATGCGTTCCAGGCGGCGGCGCCTGTAGTCGGCCTCGGCGCGCCGGTTGCCGATCGCCTGCTCGAAGTTCAGCCCGGCGAGATAGTCGATGAAGTTGCCGCTGAAGAGATCGGCCGAGGTGCTGCCCAGGTCCTGGTCGAGCGCCGACCAGCGGGCCTGCAGGCGCATGGTGAGATCCGGAAGGCGGGCGTTGCGAGCCACGATCTGACGGATCGACGCGTCATCGATGGCGATCACCGCCTGCTGCACCTCCGGGCGGTTCGCGACGGCCTGGCGCAGGCTCTCGAGCAGGCTGAACTGCACCGGCTGGTCGATCGGACGATCCACCGGAAGCACGATGACCTCGGACCCCACGGGCACGTCGGGCGCGTTCATGAGCTGCTTCAGGCGGTCGCTCAGCACGCGCACCTGCGTGCGCGCCCGCTGCAGGTCCGCACGGCGCGCCTCCACGCGCGCCCGCGCGCTGGCGATCTGCGCCTGGTTCGCGTCCAGCGGCAGGCGCTGCTCGAGCTGGCGGCGAACCTCGATCCCCCGGTCCAGCAGGCGCTGCAAGATCAGCACGTCGTACATCGAGCGGACGAGGTCCCAGTACGTGCGCTCGGCTTCGGTCACGACGCGGATCAGGTCACGCCGCAGCGTCTGCACCGCGGTGCGTTCCGAGTTGCGCGCCACGCGGATCTCGGCGAGCGCCACCTCGCTGCCGGCGTTGCGCAGCAGGGGCTGGTCCCACTGGAGCAGGAACGCCTGCTGCACCGCCGGGTTCGGGCGGTTGACCTGCCCGGGCGTGTTGTTGTCGATGTACGAGTTGTCGAGCTGCGCGGTAAACCGCCCGCCCCCGACCAGCGGCCGGCGCAGCCCGGCGCCGCCCGAGAGCGTCTCGGCCGCGTTGCTCGTCACCGGGCTGGTCGATCCGCTGAACGCACTGGAGACCTGCGGCGAGTTCACGCTGTTCCAGGACGAACTCGCGAAGAAGGTCCAATCGAACGCGGCCTCGGCCGCCTGCACCTGCGCCTCGCTCACGCCCACGCCCAATCGTGCGAACTGGACGGCGATGTTGTGCTCCACCGTCGTGCGGACCACCGACTGCAGCGAGACACCGACCTCGTCGGAGGGCGCGCCGAGCAGGTCCTCGCCGAGCGAGAGCGAACTCCAGTCGTAGGACGCGGGCCCGGCCATGCGCTCCAACTCGGGCAGGAACTCGGCGCGGATGCCCAGTTCGCGGTCCGAGTCATCGCGCCGCACGACGCGCGGCGCGGGCGCGCGCCGGGCGGCACGCAGTTCGTGCTCGGTCGCGCTGATCGCACTCTCGCGCACGAGGCGTTCGCTCTCGCGCGCGAGGGGCGAGGTGCGACAGCCTCCAGCCGCCAGGCACAGGGCAAGCACGACAAGGCGTAAGCGTGGTCGTCTCATCGCGCGTCCGCAGTGGGAACAAGCCGGCGGGGCGGCGACATCGCCGTAACATCCTGCCCGGGCGTCGCTTCCGATTTTCGCCCGGGGTGGGCCCACCGGCAAGCGCCGACACACAACGTAGCGGGCTCGGGCCGGGCGGTCAAAGTCGCTTCCGTCCGCGTATCCTGTCGGGCCGCGGGGAGGCCACTCGGGCCGGACGGACCTTGCCCACGCCCCCTCGGGTTCGTCGCCGCTCCGGAAGGAACACATCCATGCTCGGCGTGTCTCGATTCATCCCGATCGTTGCGAGCGTTGCGATCTGCGCCGTCGCGTGTGCGCAGGTGCAGGACGTCACCCCGTACTACGCCGTCCCCGCGGGCGACAAGGTCCCGATCCACTGCAACGACAGCGACCGGTTCTACCGCGTGGGCGAGATCTCGCCCGGCATGCTGGTGGTGGTCGACGCCGAGAGCGAGCGCTGGTCGCGCGTGTCGTACCCGCCGGGCCTGAGCGCCTTCGTGCGCGCGGTCGAGGTGGGCGTGCAGGGCACGACGGCGACGCTGACGACGCCCAGCCGCCTGCGGGCGCACAACGCCGCCGCCGGCTACGACGGGTCGTACAAGACGCTGCTCGACAAGGAACTGCCCGCGGGCACGACGCTGACCATCGTCGAAGAGGTGAAGGACGCGTCCGGGTCGATCGCCGCCTACCGCGTGCAGGCGCCGGCGAGCGCGCGGGGCTTTGTGCCGTCGCGCCTCATGCGCCGGGCGACCGACGCCGAAGTCGCGACGTACCGCGCCAAGCCCGGTGTATCGCTCCCGTCATTGCCCGGCGCCCCGGCCGGGTCGACCCCCGCGGCCCAGCCCCCGTCGGGCCAGCCTGGTTCGGGCCAGCCTGGTTCGGGACAGCCTGGTTCGGGACAGCCACCCGCGGTTCCGCCCGCACCGGGCGCGACGCCGGAAACCGTCCCGTCCGACGCGCCGCCCGCCTCGGGCGAGCCGGCCGAGATCGTGCAGCGCCGCGACCCTGCGGCCCCAGAGCCGGTTGTTCCCGCCGACGCGTCCGAGCAGCCCGGCACCCCGGCGCCCGGCACCGCCGCGCCCACGACCCCGGCGCCCGCGGACGAACGCCCGGTCGGCACCATCGAGCGTCTCGACGCGTCGTTCAAGCGCGTGTGGGCGCAGCCGGTGCTGGAGGGTGAGTTCGACGAACTGATGGTGGAGATCGAACGCGCGATCGAGCAGGTCTCGCCGGACCGCGCCGGGCAGCGCCGGCAGTTGGAAGGCCGCCTGGAGGCCCTGCGCATCCGGCGTGACTACCGCGACCGGCTTCGCCAGCAGGAAGAGGCCCGGGCCCGCCTCGACGCCGCCAAGGTCCGCATCTCCGAGCAGCTCGCCGAGATCGCCCGCACGCGCTACTACACGATCGTCGGGCAGTTGCAGCCGAGCCTGGTCTACGACGGGCGCGACCTCCCGCAGATGTACCGAATCGTGTCCGTCGGCGCGACGGCGCCGCGCACGCTCGGCTACCTCCGCAAGAGCGCCGAGTTCAACCTCGACGCCATGCTCGGGCAGGTCGTCGGCGTCATCGGCGAGGCCCAGCTCGACCGCTCGCTGCAGCTCAACGTCATCACCCCGGTGACGGTCGACACGCTGCAGGCCGCGCCGAACCAGCCCGCCGCGCCCGGCACGCCCTGATCTCGCCCGCCCCGCCGCTACAGTCACCCGTGGTCTCGCGGATCGGCTCATCGACCTCGCCCCTGTTCGCGTGCAGCCTGGCGGCGGGCGAGGACGCGGGCGTCCTCGCGGCCCGGAGCGCCGAAGAGTGCGTGCACGCCCTCGCCGGCACGTGCGACCTCGCCCTCGTCTTCATCTCGCGCGACCTTGTGCCCCAGGCCGAGGCCATCACCGCCGGCGTGCGATCGCGCCTGCGCCCGGGCGTGCTGTTGGGCGTCACCGCGGCGGGGGTCATCGGGGGCGGCACGGAACTCGAAGAATCGTCCGGCGTGTCGATCCTCGCCGCACGCCTGCCCGGCGCCACGCTCACGCCCTTTCGCACCGACGACCTGATCGGCGACGACGAGCCCGACGCCGCCCGCGAGCGCATCGTCACCACCCTCGGCGCGGCCGACGACCTGCGGGGCGTGCTGCTCTTCGCCGACCCGTTCTCCGTGCCGCTCGTGCGATTGCTGCCCGCCATGACCGAGGCGCTCAAGGGGTGCGGGAACCCGCCGATCCTGGGCGGGCTCGCGTCGGCCGCGAACGACCCCGGCGGGAACGCGATGGCGATCGACGCCCGCGTCGAATCGCGGGGCGGCGTGGGCGTCGCCATCCGCGGGCCCGTCCGCATCGACGCCATGGTCTCGCAGGGATGCCGCCCGTTCGGCCCCACGTTCGTCGTCACCAAGGCGCGCCGGAACATCATCTTCGAGCTCGGCGGCAAGCCCGCGCTGCAGGTGGTGTCCGACGTCATCGGCGAACTCTCGGAAGATGAGCGGGCCGGCCTGAAGGCGGGCCTCTTCGTCGGGCGCGTCGTCAATGAGTTCAAGCAGCACTTCGGGCGGGGCGACTTCCTCATCCGCAACGTGCTGGGCGTGGATCAGAACCACGGGGCCGTCGCCCTCGCCGATCAGGTGCACGTCGGCCAGACCGTGCGCCTGCACATGCGCGACGCGCGCACGGCCCACGAGGACCTCGCGCTGCTGCTCGACGCGCAGAAACTCCACGCCCCGCCCGCGGGAGTCCTGCTCGTGACATGCACGGGGCGCGGGCGGCGTCTCTTCGAAACCCCGAACCACGACGCGGGTGCGATCGTCCGCGCCTTCCTGCCGCACCCGGGCGGAGAGAGCCGCGCACGCGTGGGGTTCGATATCAGCGCGCCCGAGCACGCCGGCCCGCCGCTCGCGGGTTTCTTCGCCGCCGGCGAGATCGGCCCAATCGACCAAGGCGCGTTCCTCCACGGGCACACCGCCTGTGCGGCGCTGTTCCGGGGTGTGTGACGCGTTTACGGCGTGGGATTCACGTACGAGTCGATGAAGATCTCGGCATCCGAAAGGTCCACCACACCATTCAGGTCAAGGTCCGCAGCAGCAACTTCTGCGGCAAATGCGTCCATGAACTGGTTGAAGTCGCCATCCGTAACGATGTCATCGTAGTTCACGTCGCTCATAATGGCTTCTTCCTCCACGGGCGGGGCCGCCTGGCGGTCGATCCAGCCTCGCGGCAGCATATCCGAGGCGGTGTTCGATTGCCCTTCGTCCACGAACCACCCTGTATTGGCAATTTGGCCGTCGTACCGTGCCGCGTCGTAGTTCGAGGTGATGACCTGCCAGCCAGCGCCGCGTAGTACGCTGAAGAGCGATGTCTCCGGCACGGCAACCTCCGCGTTCTTCGTCACATGGTACCACCACTGCATGAACGGGCGGTTCTGCCCAATATCAGCGCGTTGAGATGCCAACAGCCCACCGGAGCCGGTGAGGATTGTCGGCCACTGCGTGACC encodes:
- a CDS encoding TolC family protein — protein: MLALCLAAGGCRTSPLARESERLVRESAISATEHELRAARRAPAPRVVRRDDSDRELGIRAEFLPELERMAGPASYDWSSLSLGEDLLGAPSDEVGVSLQSVVRTTVEHNIAVQFARLGVGVSEAQVQAAEAAFDWTFFASSSWNSVNSPQVSSAFSGSTSPVTSNAAETLSGGAGLRRPLVGGGRFTAQLDNSYIDNNTPGQVNRPNPAVQQAFLLQWDQPLLRNAGSEVALAEIRVARNSERTAVQTLRRDLIRVVTEAERTYWDLVRSMYDVLILQRLLDRGIEVRRQLEQRLPLDANQAQIASARARVEARRADLQRARTQVRVLSDRLKQLMNAPDVPVGSEVIVLPVDRPIDQPVQFSLLESLRQAVANRPEVQQAVIAIDDASIRQIVARNARLPDLTMRLQARWSALDQDLGSTSADLFSGNFIDYLAGLNFEQAIGNRRAEADYRRRRLERMQTVLAYRNSVQSAAVEVKSALNRVNLNYTLIAQTRQSRLAAAEVLRVLQVEKDFRQGFTVERLDLELNRQESLAAAERDEVQALIEYNQTIAELFQAIGTALERNNIRVVVPTTEDALEDWSQSLLRE
- a CDS encoding FIST N-terminal domain-containing protein, yielding MVSRIGSSTSPLFACSLAAGEDAGVLAARSAEECVHALAGTCDLALVFISRDLVPQAEAITAGVRSRLRPGVLLGVTAAGVIGGGTELEESSGVSILAARLPGATLTPFRTDDLIGDDEPDAARERIVTTLGAADDLRGVLLFADPFSVPLVRLLPAMTEALKGCGNPPILGGLASAANDPGGNAMAIDARVESRGGVGVAIRGPVRIDAMVSQGCRPFGPTFVVTKARRNIIFELGGKPALQVVSDVIGELSEDERAGLKAGLFVGRVVNEFKQHFGRGDFLIRNVLGVDQNHGAVALADQVHVGQTVRLHMRDARTAHEDLALLLDAQKLHAPPAGVLLVTCTGRGRRLFETPNHDAGAIVRAFLPHPGGESRARVGFDISAPEHAGPPLAGFFAAGEIGPIDQGAFLHGHTACAALFRGV
- a CDS encoding L-threonylcarbamoyladenylate synthase, giving the protein MTIVPDIHACVDRLRAGGLVAFPTETVYGLGADALNERAVRRVFELKGRPANNPLIVHVSGPAMAREVVRAWPPGAERLAEAFWPGPLSIVLQRAPQVPAIVSAGGDTIAVRCPDHPLTLALLRAFGGPLVGPSANLSGRVSPTAASHVRDAFPGDEVLVLDGGECRVGIESTVLSLVGGPARVLRPGVLGAEQIAGTLGAGVSYEAPADAAPDGSADAGAPLASPGLLASHYAPARRAVLTDAPGIQRLVREGHGLVVALAISDLSLPQPHEVIPMPEFAEDYAHAMYTALRMADTPRTGVIAIERPPEGDTPEDRAIWRAVLDRLTRAAGVR